The Setaria viridis chromosome 6, Setaria_viridis_v4.0, whole genome shotgun sequence genome contains a region encoding:
- the LOC117861663 gene encoding BTB/POZ and MATH domain-containing protein 4, whose product MSSLPPTLLSAGAGAGQPLSRSTSCFVAKPGRGFLVLRIDGYSWTKALPGGERITSDVFTVGGRQWCVDYYPNGADASADESDAIALYLRLVGYQYQQQKERVRAQYKFSLFDLAGNAAYELPAETGTFTLTRPTALLPGQDYGFAVAPISGGQAAAAEDLERRRDSLLKEDCLAVRCDVGVTEVAPLSVVPKPSMPPPPIMPRHDYGYHYGGYPEFNDDGAPSVWDGSRECKRSHQEPPPDDKEYIRRCLAAKRRGD is encoded by the exons ATGTCGTCGTTGCCGCCGACGCTGctgtccgccggcgccggcgccggccagccCTTGTCGCGCTCCACCTCGTGCTTCGTCGCGAAGCCGGGGCGCGGGTTCCTGGTGCTCCGCATCGACGGCTACTCCTGGACCAAGGCGCTCCCCGGCGGCGAGCGCATCACCTCGGACGTCTTCACCGTCGGCGGCCGCCAGTGGTGCGTCGACTACTACCCCAACGGCGCCGACGCCTCCGCCGACGagtccgacgccatcgccctctacctccgcctcgtcggctaCCAGTACCAGCAGCAGAAGGAGCGCGTGCGGGCGCAGTACAAGTTCAGCCTGTTCGACCTCGCCGGCAACGCCGCGTACGAGCTCCCCGCCGAGACGGGCACCTTCACGCTCACCAGGCCCACGGCGTTGCTGCCGGGCCAAGACTACGGCTTCGCGGTCGCCCCGATCAGCGGtggccaggcggcggcggccgaggac ctggagcggcggcgcgacaGCCTTCTCAAGGAGGACTGCCTCGCCGTCCGCTGCGACGTCGGCGTCACGGAGGTGGCGCCGCTGTCCGTCGTGCCCAAGCcctcgatgccgccgccgcccatcatGCCCCGCCATGATTACGGGTACCACTACGGCGGGTACCCCGAGTTCAACGACGACGGCGCGCCCTCCGTCTGGGACGGATCGCGGGAGTGCAAGCGCAGTCATCAGGAGCCTCCGCCGGATGACAAGGAGTACATCCGCCGGTGCCTCGCCGCCAAACGGCGCGGCGACTGA
- the LOC117861307 gene encoding DNA-directed RNA polymerase II subunit RPB1 has product MDARFPYSPAEVAKVQLVQFGILSPDEIRQMSVIQIEHAETMERGKPKPGGLSDPRLGTIDRKIKCETCMAGMAECPGHFGHLELAKPMFHIGFIKTVLSIMRCVCFNCSKILADEDDTKFKQALKIRNPKNRLKRIYDACKSKKVCAGGDDLDVQEQQDTDEPVKKRGGCGAQQPNITVDGMKMVAEFKAPKKKTDDQDQLPEPVERKQILSAERVLNVLKRISDEDCLLLGLNPKFARPDWMILQVLPIPPPPVRPSVMMDTSSRSEDDLTHQLAMIIRHNENLRRQERNGAPAHIITEFAQLLQFHIATYFDNELPGQPRATQRSGRPIKSICSRLKAKEGRIRGNLMGKRVDFSARTVITPDPNINIDELGVPWSIALNLTYPETVTPYNIERLKELVEYGPHPPPGKTGAKYIIREDGQRLDLRYVKKSSDQHLELGYKVERHLNDGDFVLFNRQPSLHKMSIMGHRIKIMPYSTFRLNLSVTSPYNADFDGDEMNMHVPQSFETRAEVLELMMVPKCIVSPQSNRPVMGIVQDTLLGCRKITKRDTLIEKDVFMNTLMWWQDFDGKIPAPAILKPRPIWTGKQVFNLIIPKQINLIRFSAWHSETETGFITPGDTMVRIEKGELLSGTLCKKSLGTGSGSLIHVIWEEVGPDAARKFLGHTQWLVNYWLLQQGFSIGIGDTIADAATMEKINETISKAKNEVKELIKQAQDKHLEAEPGRTMMESFENRVNQVLNKARDDAGSSAQKSLSESNNLKAMVTAGSKGSFINISQMTACVGQQNVEGKRIPFGFIDRTLPHFTKDDYGPESRGFVENSYLRGLTPQEFFFHAMGGREGLIDTAVKTSETGYIQRRLVKAMEDIMVKYDGTVRNSLGDVIQFLYGEDGMDAVWIESQKLDSLKMKKGEFDNVFRYELDDENWRPNYMLPEHVDDLKTIREFRNVFEAEVQKLEADRFQLGTEITTTGDNSWPMPVNLKRLIWNAQKTFKIDFRRPSDMHPMEIVEAIDKLQERLKVVPGDDAMSIEAQKNATLFFNILLRSTFASKRVLKEYRLTKEAFEWVIGEIESRFLQSLVAPGEMIGCVAAQSIGEPATQMTLNTFHYAGVSAKNVTLGVPRLREIINVAKKIKTPSLSVYLKPEVNKKKELAKNVQCALEYTTLRSVTHATEIWYDPDPLGTIIEEDVEFVRSYYEMPDEDIDPDKISPWLLRIELNREMMIDKKLSMADIAEKINREFDDDLSCIFNDDNADKLILRIRITNDDAPKGEIQDESAEDDVFLKKIEGNMLTEMALRGIPDINKVFIKHGKVNKFDQSEGFKADNEWMLDTEGVNLLAVMCHEDVDATRTTSNHLIEVIEVLGIEAVRRSLLDELRVVISFDGSYVNYRHLAILCDTMTYRGHLMAITRHGINRNDTGPLMRCSFEETVDILLDAAVYAEADLLRGVTENIMLGQLAPIGTGGCALYLNDQMLQQAIELQLPSYVEGLDFGMTPARSPISGTPYHEGMMSPSYLLSPNIRASPINTDASFSPYVGHMAFSPFPSPGGYSPSSGGYSPSSPVFTPEKGYSPLSPSYSPASPSYSPTSPSYTPGSPTYSPTSPNYSPTSPTYSPTSPSYSPTSPSYSPTSPSYSPTSPSYSPTSPSYSPTSPSYSPTSPVYSPTSPAYSPTSPAYSPTSPSYSPTSPSYSPTSPSYSPTSPSYSPTSPSYSPTSPSYSPTSPAYSPTSPGYSPTSPSYSPTSPSYSPTSPSYNPSSAKYSPSHAYSPSSPRMTPYSQTSPNYSPTSPTYSPTSPSYSQPSPSYSPTSPFNTSGGPSPDYSPTSPNYSPTGSYSPTAPGYSPSSTGQATNDKDDESAR; this is encoded by the exons ATGGACGCGAGGTTCCCGTACTCGCCGGCCGAGGTGGCCAAGGTCCAGCTCGTGCAGTTCGGCATCCTCAGCCCCGACGAGATC AGACAAATGTCGGTGATTCAGATAGAACACGCAGAGACCATGGAGAGGGGGAAGCCGAAGCCTGGTGGGCTCAGTGACCCTCGATTGGGGACTATTGACCGGAAAATCAAGTGCGAGACATGCATGGCAGGGATGGCGGAGTGTCCAGGCCACTTTGGACACCTTGAGCTTGCCAAGCCCATGTTCCACATTGGCTTCATTAAGACTGTGCTCTCCATTATGCGCTGTGTCTGCTTTAACTGCTCCAAGATCCTCGCGGATGAG GATGATACCAAATTTAAGCAGGCTCTGAAAATCCGGAATCCAAAGAATAGATTGAAGAGAATATATGATGCTTGCAAGAGCAAAAAGGTCTGTGCAGGTGGCGATGACCTTGATGTTCAGGAGCAGCAAGACACTGACGAGCCTGTTAAGAAAAGAGGTGGTTGCGGTGCTCAGCAGCCAAATATTACAGTTGATGGTATGAAGATGGTTGCAGAGTTTAAAGCTCCAAAGAAGAAAACTGATGATCAAGATCAGCTCCCTGAGCCAGTGGAACGAAAGCAAATCCTCTCAGCTGAGAGG GTCCTTAATGTTCTTAAGCGTATAAGTGATGAGGACTGTCTTCTGTTGGGTCTGAATCCCAAATTTGCCCGTCCTGATTGGATGATACTTCAGGTTCTTCCGATTCCTCCACCCCCTGTTAGACCATCTGTCATGATGGACACTTCTTCCAGAAGTGAG GATGATTTGACGCATCAATTAGCTATGATAATACGGCATAATGAGAACTTGAGGAGGCAAGAAAGAAATGGCGCTCCAGCTCACATTATAACAGAGTTTGCTCAGCTATTGCAATTTCATATTGCGACGTACTTTGATAATGAACTTCCTGGCCAACCCAGG GCCACACAGCGTTCTGGAAGGCCTATCAAATCAATTTGCAGCAGGCTGAAAGCAAAAGAAGGCCGCATTAGAGGAAACTTGATGGGAAAGCGTGTTGATTTCTCAGCCCGTACTGTTATCACACCAGATCCAAATATAAACATTGATGAATTAGGAGTACCATGGAGTATTGCTTTGAACCTGACATATCCTGAAACTGTGACTCCATATAACATCGAGAG GTTGAAGGAACTTGTGGAATATGGGCCTCACCCTCCCCCAGGGAAGACAGGCGCAAAGTACATTATCAGAGAAGATGGTCAGAGGCTTGATCTTCGATATGTGAAGAAAAGCAGTGATCAGCATTTGGAGCTTGGTTACAAG GTGGAGAGGCACCTCAATGATGGGGATTTTGTTCTTTTCAATCGGCAACCAAGTCTTCATAAAATGTCTATCATGGGGCATCGCATCAAAATTATGCCCTACTCAACTTTCCGGTTAAACTTGTCTGTCACTTCACCTTACAATGCTGATTTTGATGGGGATGAAATGAATATGCATGTCCCCCAGTCATTTGAGACCAGGGCAGAAGTTCTAGAGTTAATGATGGTGCCAAAATGCATTGTCTCTCCACAATCAAATAGGCCTGTCATGGGTATTGTGCAGGACACACTGCTTGGGTGTCGAAAAATTACTAAAAGGGACACTCTCATTGAAAAG GATGTATTTATGAACACCTTGATGTGGTGGCAAGACTTCGATGGAAAGATTCCTGCACCTGCCATTTTGAAACCTAGGCCAATTTGGACTGGGAAACAAGTTTTTAACTTGATTATTCCTAAGCAAATAAATTTAATTCGGTTTTCAGCCTGGCATTCTGAAACAGAAACAGGATTCATTACTCCTGGTGATACGATGGTCAGGATAGAGAAGGGAGAGCTTCTATCTGGTACACTGTGCAAAAAGAGTCTTGGAACAGGCTCTGGAAGTCTTATCCATGTCATTTG GGAAGAGGTTGGTCCAGATGCTGCACGCAAGTTCTTAGGTCATACACAGTGGCTTGTCAACTACTGGTTGCTTCAACAAGGTTTCAGTATTGGAATTGGGGATACTATTGCAGATGCGGCCACCATGGAAAAGATTAACGAGACAATTTCTAAAGCTAAGAATGAGGTGAAGGAGCTTATCAAACAAGCACAGGACAAGCATTTGGAAGCTGAGCCAGGACGCACCATGATGGAATCATTTGAAAATAGAGTGAACCAG GTTCTTAACAAGGCTCGTGATGATGCTGGAAGCAGTGCGCAGAAGAGTTTGTCTGAAAGCAACAATTTGAAGGCTATGGTCACTGCAGGCTCAAAAGGTAGTTTCATTAACATTTCACAAATGACTGCTTGTGTCGGACAACAGAATGTTGAGGGCAAGCGGATACCATTTGGTTTCATCGATCGAACGTTGCCACATTTCACAAAAGATGACTATGGTCCTGAAAGTCGTGGTTTTGTTGAGAACTCTTACCTTCGAGGCCTGACACCACAAGAATTCTTCTTTCATGCTATGGGTGGTAGAGAAGGTCTTATTGATACAGCTGTCAAGACTTCTGAAACTGGGTATATCCAGCGGAGACTTGTGAAAGCTATGGAGGACATCATGGTAAAATATGATGGTACTGTAAGAAACTCTCTGGGAGATGTCATTCAGTTTCTGTATGGAGAAGATGGTATGGATGCTGTTTGGATTGAGTCTCAAAAATTGGACTcactgaagatgaagaagggtgAGTTTGACAATGTATTCCGTTATGAGCTGGATGATGAGAACTGGAGGCCTAACTACATGCTTCCTGAACATGTTGATGATTTGAAGACAATACGTGAATTCAGAAATGTGTTTGAGgcagaggttcaaaagctagaagctGACCGGTTCCAGCTTGGGACTGAGATCACCACAACTGGTGACAATTCATGGCCTATGCCTGTGAACCTCAAGCGGCTTATTTGGAATGCCCAGAAGACATTCAAGATTGATTTTAGAAGACCTTCTGACATGCATCCGATGGAAATTGTGGAAGCGATAGATAAACTGCAAGAAAGACTCAAGGTTGTACCTGGTGATGATGCTATGAGCATTGAGGCTCAGAAGAATGCAACCTTGTTTTTCAATATCCTGCTCCGTAGCACATTTGCTAGCAAGAGGGTCTTGAAGGAATACAGGCTTACAAAGGAAGCTTTTGAATGGGTTATTGGTGAGATTGAATCAAGGTTCCTTCAGTCATTGGTGGCCCCTGGTGAAATGATTGGATGTGTGGCTGCACAGTCCATTGGAGAACCAGCGACTCAGATGACCCTGAATACCTTCCATTATGCTGGTGTCAGTGCCAAGAATGTCACTCTTGGAGTTCCCAGGTTGAGAGAGATCATTAATGTTGCCAAGAAGATAAAGACTCCATCTTTGTCTGTTTACCTGAAGCCTGAGGtgaacaagaagaaagaattgGCTAAGAATGTTCAGTGTGCTCTGGAGTACACCACACTGCGCAGTGTAACCCATGCCACTGAGATATGGTATGACCCTGATCCTCTAGGAACTATTATTGAAGAGGATGTGGAGTTTGTCCGGTCATATTATGAAATGCCTGATGAGGATATCGACCCGGATAAGATTTCTCCTTGGCTGCTGCGTATTGAGCTTAATCGTGAGATGATGATTGATAAGAAGTTGAGCATGGCTGATATTGCAGAGAAGATAAACCGTGAATTTGATGATGACCTATCGTGCATATTTAATGATGATAATGCAGATAAGCTCATCCTCCGTATCCGCATCACAAATGATGATGCTCCAAAAGGAGAAATACAAGATGAATCTGCTGAGGATGATGTCTTCCTCAAGAAGATAGAGGGCAACATGTTGACAGAGATGGCGCTTCGAGGCATTCCAGATATCAACAAAGTGTTCATCAAACATGGGAAGGTCAATAAATTTGACCAAAGTGAAGGCTTCAAAGCAGATAATGAGTGGATGCTTGATACGGAAGGTGTGAATCTCTTGGCTGTCATGTGTCATGAGGATGTTGATGCTACAAGGACAACAAGTAACCATCTGATTGAAGTGATTGAGGTTCTTGGAATCGAGGCTGTCCGTCGATCTCTCTTGGATGAGCTTCGGGTGGTCATATCTTTTGATGGATCCTATGTGAACTACAGGCATCTGGCCATTCTTTGCGATACAATGACATACAGAGGTCACCTGATGGCTATTACAAGGCACGGCATCAATCGAAATGATACTGGACCTCTTATGAGATGCTCCTTTGAAGAGACTGTCGACATCTTGCTTGATGCTGCTGTATATGCTGAAGCTGACCTCCTGAGAGGTGTCACTGAGAACATTATGCTTGGACAGCTTGCTCCTATTGGTACTGGAGGCTGTGCGCTATATCTGAACGACCAGATGTTGCAGCAGGCGATTGAACTTCAACTCCCAAGCTATGTGGAAGGTCTGGACTTTGGCATGACACCAGCACGTTCACCCATCTCTGGGACACCCTATCATGAAGGAATGATGTCGCCAAGTTATCTGCTTAGTCCGAACATCAGGGCTTCCCCCATTAACACAGATGCTTCATTCTCACCATATGTTGGGCACATGGCGTTCTCACCATTCCCGTCACCAGGTGGCTACTCTCCATCATCGGGGGGATACAGTCCATCATCGCCAGTTTTCACCCCAGAAAAAGGATATAGCCCCCTTTCTCCATCATACAGCCCTGCTTCACCAAGCTATAGTCCCACCTCACCATCATATACACCTGGCTCTCCCACTTACAGTCCTACAAGCCCGAATTATTCCCCAACCAGTCCAACTTACTCGCCCACCAGTCCATCATACTCGCCCACATCTCCAAGTTACAGCCCAACATCTCCTAGCTACAGTCCTACATCACCAAGCTACAGCCCTACATCTCCTAGCTATAGTCCTACATCACCAAGCTACAGCCCCACCTCGCCGGTTTATAGTCCAACCTCGCCGGCATATAGCCCTACCTCTCCTGCATACAGCCCCACATCCCCCTCTTATAGCCCAACATCCCCGTCTTACAGCCCTACGTCGCCTTCATACAGCCCTACATCTCCTTCATACAGCCCTACATCCCCATCATACAGTCCTACCTCCCCCTCGTACAGCCCAACATCACCTGCATACAGCCCTACCTCGCCTGGATACAGCCCAACATCACCAAGTTACAGCCCGACATCTCCAAGCTACAGTCCTACTTCTCCGAGCTACAATCCTTCATCAGCCAAATACAGCCCTTCGCATGCTTACTCTCCAAGCAGTCCAAGGATGACTCCATACAGTCAGACCTCTCCGAACTACAG TCCAACTTCACCGACTTACTCTCCTACATCACCATCATATTCACAACCAAGTCCATCATACAGTCCAACGAG CCCATTCAACACTTCTGGGGGACCTAGCCCAGATTACAGCCCAACCTCTCCAAATTACAG CCCAACTGGAAGCTACTCCCCCACTGCACCTGGGTACTCCCCATCATCCACGGGGCAAGCTACTAATGACAAGGACGACGAGAGCGCTCGTTGA